The DNA sequence gagagagacagagagagacagacagacagacagacagacagacagacagacagacagacagacagacagacagacagacagacagagagacagagagagacagagacaggcagacagacagagagagagagacagacagacacacagagacagtttAACAGAGGGTATGATTTGGTTTCCCCCCCCTTCACAATCAGAGTgatatgaatgagtgtgtgatgAGGAGGTTCCAgttcctcctctggttctccttGGTTCTCCTTGGTTCTCCTTGGTTCTCcttggttctcctggttctctcacctcctccttggAGATGCCCGCCTGCTTCCCCCGGTTCCACTCGTTGTAGAACAGACAGTTTCCATTCCGGTCGAATATGTACAGGTTGTGAACGGTCATCTGAAACCACACCCACACCAGAGCAGTGACGAGCGTTTATGTTTAATAACTGTTAATAACTCGTTTCCTCATATTGATTTGCTCTCAGCAGAGTCTCAACCCGTTCCTATGGATCTACATGTTCTATCTCCTAACAGCTCAGGTGAATCAGACATTGTTAGACCCCTGGTTCTCTGGATCAGAAGAGAAACAGATCCATACTGTGATGACGTCATTTACATGAGACACGTTCTTCTTCAAATAATGAACAATGTTATAAATTAACAAACTGATACAAACCTTGTAATAAAAGGcttttttaaacctttaaagTTGACGTTTATCGGACATTTACGTCCTGCGGTGTTTACCTTGTCTTCCTGTTCCACGCAGGACCCCGCTGCAGAGCTGGCCGCTCACATGCCTGAAGACAACTCTTTTATACGCTTTATTACATTTACTCTGGACTTTTTCACATAAACTAAAATAAGGTAATGAActctgaaatgtgatgaaaccGGAAGTGTtcgtttgttgttttattaatataaaGTGCAGTCGCTGTTTAAATCCGGCGCCTCGTCACTTGCGCTCGCAGACAGGAACAAGATGGCGGCAGGAGCGACAATGATGATGGAGTCCGGGCAGAGATTCTCGACTAAAAGCGACCTGGTTCCGGACTGGGCTCGCCAGGAAGTCAGCACCGGGGTGAGTGCAGGACCAGGGACCCGGGTCGGACCGAACCGGACCAGGTTCAGTCCCGGTTCACCGGCGTTTAAACAGCTAACAGAGGCTGAGTGAGACAGCACTTCTGCAGCAGCTAACTGCGGCTAATGCTAACTCCGGTTCTGTTTGGACTCAATGAAActtattttaaatcataacGATATGAACTGCAAGTGATAAGAGATGAGGTTCTAACTTTTAAGAGTGtaaagttgatttaactgaGTTTCTTATTCGTcctgcttctgtctgtctgcctgtctgtctgcctgtctgtctgtctgtctgtctgtctgcctgtctgcctgtctgtctgtctgtctgtctgcctgtctgtctgcctgtctgtctgtctgtctgtctgtctctcagaccACCATCATGGCGGTGGAGTATGATGGAGGAGTGGTGATCGGTGCGGACTCTCGTACAACCACAGGGTGAGAAACTAACCACGACTCGTTATGTGTTAGTGGTCAGCTCTCTGtttaacctctctctctctctctctctctctctctctctctctctctctccctctctctctctctctctctctccccaccccCTCAGAGCCTACATCGCCAACCGAGTCACAGACAAACTGACTCCGATCCACGACCGGATCTTCTGCTGCAGGTCAGCATCCATCCAGATCCAGAACCGTTCCCCGGGGACCTGAGGAACCCTGTGAGGAACCCTGTGAGGAACCCTGTGAGGAACCCTGAGgaaccttcttcatcatcatgtgTGTTCTCTGCTGTGTTGCAGGTCCGGATCGGCGGCGGACACCCAGGCCATCGCTGACATGGTCACCTACCAGCTGGGCTTCCACAGGTAGGACGCCGCTCCGTGTGAGTGATGGCCTCACAGTCAGGCCAGATGTTTAacgtgctccccccccccccccccccccccccagcatcgAGCTGGACGAGCCCCCATTGGTGGAGACGGCCGCCAACCTGTTCAGAGCGAGCTGCTACCGCTACCGAGAGGAGCTGTCTGCTGGGATCCTGGTGGCCGGGTGGGACCGCAGGAAGGGGGGGCAGGtaggactcacacacacacacacacatgtttctaacacgcaacagatggaaaactgaaaaagaaaacgagtatctagggttgcaaaattccgggattattcaaagttggaaactttccatgggaattaacgggaataaactggaaatgttgtgggtaatttatactaactgtattaaccttgtcatatacagacataaatataaacattttgttttgtcataggctgatttgagccctgaggaaactttgggcacttgactatatgcttctgcatcgttgtgtcattcttaacataggtctttgcacagtatttgcaaatgtacacagcctttccttctacattggatgaggtgaaatgtctccacacatgagagagtgcacgtggcattgttctgtagaataagatgagaaaaaagtttgtaaaaaaacactaatgcaatgccagagatataaatagttagacaaacaattggaatcgtctgtaaacatattttacaattgatggataaatgaatggaaatagtctagatgaacagatgaacaatcctcaatcagcatgctaatatattttcccagtaatatcatggaaacttacctgactagtccttcactctacagcaggcctcagtagccctgctgtagagtgaagcatgctgggagttatctgtgcatgtgatggaagaatgaccagtggaggcttgaaactcaacgttccatacatctttaaaatagagttttgaatcatggttttattgctcagcgtttaatttgtgtagtttttttttttcaaaattccccggtttcccgagctaaacttcgcGTGggaagtttccggaaatttaccggaaactttgtGACATGAGGACCGGTCCTCATGTCCTAGGTTGTCGACtcaaactggtccccacaaagATAGCtgcacatgagcacacacagaTTGTTTTCTCCCTGCACCTCTCTGTGTGGCCACTAGATGGTGCTGGTATAATAACGGTTATAAACTAATCAATGCatgtgcctgtctgtgtgtaacctgtctgtgtgtaacctgtctgtgtgtaacctgtctgtgtgtaacctgtctgtgtgtaacctgtctgtgtgtaacctgtctgtgtgtaacctgtctgtgtgtaacctgtctgtgtgtaacctgtctgtgtgtaacctgtctgtctctcaggtgtaCTGCGTCCCTATCGGTGGCATGCTGGTGAGGCAGCCTCTGTCTGTGggcggcagcggcagcaccTACATCTACGGCTTCATGGACGCCAACTACAAACCTGGGATGAGCAAAGACCAGTGTATGGAGCTCGCTGCTACAGGTACAGCTGCTGCAAGGCATGCTGGGAGCTGGGgtccaccgccccccccctcacacactgtAATATTCACACAGGTGTAACTgcgtctcactgtctgtctgtctcacagctcTGTCTCTGGCGATGGAGCGAGACGGATCCAGCGGGGGTGTGGTCAGACTGGCGAGCATCTCAGAGGAGGGCGTGGAGAGGCGTGTCATCCTGGGAAATCAGCTGCCACGATTctctacacactgaacacacacacacacacacaccttgtgaCAACGCTGTGTTAACTTGTCCTCCTTGTTGtgttaataaagtttttttgGAATCTGTCTTTGTGGGTCTGAGTCTTCACTGAGTGTTGATCATTGATTTCATCACATTTAATCCaacaaatgtgaaaacagaCTTTTACCAATGTCCGCTcagagaacctggagaacctggagaacctggacTTAATCAGTCTCACTTCACTTCATGAACATTGGAAAGTTATTGATATTAGTCAAACACTGGCTCCCAGCGTCCAGCAGGGGGAGACATGTCTCAGTTATTGGATAAATACATCAAACGATCTTTATCTAATAAACAGTTGATGATGATCATCAGAACAATAAAAGGTTAATGAGTAAAGTTCAGTGCAGTGAGAGGaaccaatcagaatcagaagtattttattgccaagtacgttcacacatacaaggaatttgctctggttattggtgcaaacaatgaacatggaaacaaaaatgcaataaatacaacatgcataggagagcaataaaaaatgggaaacaagtatatatttactcactgtttacagTCTACAGCTTCACAGAAGAATGTGATGAGTATTGaagacaaatatgaaaacacacttaAAGATGAATAACAAGCATCAACAAGTGATGGTGCAGCAGAAGTACGAACAGTAAAACTTAAGATACAATAcataagaaatataaaatcaagTAAAGATAATCAGGCAGTGAGGCTGACAAGTACTTCCCCATTATGTTTCATAGCTTccacacctgtctgtctgcactgcctgtctgtctgcgtgttACTTCAATGCCCTGGGTTTGGGGCGGAGTTATCACCTGTCTGTCAaactcctctcttcctctcttcatcaggatttgacagacaggtgacagtttcccacaatgcactctGTTCCTTCTTTTTTACTGACCTCACATTTATTcatccctgtctctctctctatctctctctctctccctccctgcctctccttcagtctctctccctctctccttcagtctctctacctctctctttcactctctctttctctcttcctctccttcagtctctctccctctctccttcagtctctctacctctctctttctctctctctctctctctctctctctctctctctctatctcttcctctctctctccctccctgcctctctccttcactctctctccctctctccttcactctctctctctcttcctctccttcaatctctctcttcctctctccctgtctccctcttcctctccttcagtctccctccctctctccttcactctctctctcttcctctccttcaatctctctcttcctctctccctgtctccctcttcctctccttcagtct is a window from the Limanda limanda chromosome 22, fLimLim1.1, whole genome shotgun sequence genome containing:
- the psmb6 gene encoding proteasome subunit beta type-6 codes for the protein MAAGATMMMESGQRFSTKSDLVPDWARQEVSTGTTIMAVEYDGGVVIGADSRTTTGAYIANRVTDKLTPIHDRIFCCRSGSAADTQAIADMVTYQLGFHSIELDEPPLVETAANLFRASCYRYREELSAGILVAGWDRRKGGQVYCVPIGGMLVRQPLSVGGSGSTYIYGFMDANYKPGMSKDQCMELAATALSLAMERDGSSGGVVRLASISEEGVERRVILGNQLPRFSTH